The genomic interval CCCTGACCAGCCGGGCGCACTGCGTATGGAGGGCACTGTGCTGGGGGCCGTCCGGCACCCCCAAACCCGTCAAGTGGTCGCGTATCACGTCAGATGCGTGAACAATCTCGGTGTCGTCTACCTGACGACGGTGCGGCCGGACTACGGCCACCAGCCCGTCCGGGTGGAGCAGTAGGTCACCACAGCCGCGGCTGTTCCTCGCCGCCGTCGTTGACAATGAGTTCTGTGCTGCCGCCTTGTCGCTCCAGCCATTTCGTCAGCGGGGACATCTGGTCGAGGTAGGTTTCCAGGTTCCCGGCGAACAGCGCGACGTGCTCGTCGGGGACGTCGAACCGCAACACGAACTTGCTCATCTGGCGCTCCACTGACCGGCCTGTGTGTTGTCCCGGTTGTCCCGGCATTGTCCCGGCACTCTGTTCGCGTAGCGTCGTTTGTGTCGCTAGGGTCGCGTTCGGGGCACCGGAACCACCTTATGATCGGCTGTAACCCGCTGTTACCGAGTGTGATTGATCACCTACCCACGAGTAGGTTTCTGCTCTAGATTGAGAGATTCTCCACATTGCAGCCGCTCACAATTCGCCCGCCACCGGTGAGAGCAGCGGCGCCGACGGGGAAGCGGGAGTACGGGGCATACGCATTCCGCATAACTTGAAATGCGCTGTGGCGCAATGCATCCCAATCAATTTCGGGCATATCGGACCTCCGTTCGAATGTGCCGGACGCGACCGTGGGAATGGCATTGCGGGCCCGTCAATTCATCAGGCAAGGCAAACCTAACTCATTGATTTCCAGGCCAACGACCGGCACGCCGAATTAGTTCCGTCAATCGCCTGGGATTAGAGTTCGAGACAGATCGGTTCAGGTTCCCGGCGGCGGGCCGGCCACCGCCTCCGGGGAGTCGGCCCCGGGCACGAGCTGGTGTTTTCCAACATCCAACGGCTCACAGGCCCGCGCGCCGAAAACCGCGACGGGTCCAGACTTGCCGGCTCGCCCGGCGTGTCCATCAACGACGTTGGAGGCACCGCACTCTATGACCGCCACACTGGAAGCTCCGGCACAGCCGAAGCGGAAGACGCTGTACCGCGGCGACCCGGGCATGTGGTCCTGGGCGCTGCACCGGATCACCGGCGTCACGATCTTCTTCTTCCTGTTCGTCCACGTGCTCGACACCGCCCTGGTCCGGGTCAGCCCGGATACCTACGACCAGGCCATCGAGACGTACAAGAACCCGATCGTGGCCCTGATGGAGATGGGTCTGGTCGTGTGCGTGCTGTTCCACGCGCTCAACGGCATCCGCGTGATCCTCGTCGACTTCTGGTCCAAGGGCCCGCGCTACCAGCGCCAGATGCTCTGGGTCGTGCTCGCGATCTGGATCCTGGTCGCCGGCGCCGGCGTCGGCCGCCAGTTCTTCTACCTGCTGACGGAGCACTGATCATGTCTGCACCTGTACTGGGCAAGTCCTACGACATCCCCGCCAGCCTCGACGCCCCCCGCGCCCCGCGCCGCACCATGGGCAACAACTTCGAGAAGTACGCCTGGCTGTTCATGCGCTTCTCCGGCCTGCTGCTCGTCGTGCTGGTGCTCGGCCACATGTTCATCATGCTGATGATCGACGGCGGTGTGCAGCGGCTGAACTTCGCCTTCGTCGCCGGCCGCTGGGCCAGCCCGTTCTGGCAGCTCTGGGATCTGACCATGCTGTGGCTGGCGCAGCTGCACGGCGGCAACGGCCTGCGCACGGTCATCGACGACTACGCCCGCAAGGACGCCACCCGATTCTGGCTCAAGACCCTGTTGGTGATCTCGATGATCCTGATCATGGGCGTGGGCAGCTACGTCATCTTCACCTTCGACCCCAACATCAGTTAGGAACAGGCCAACTAGCCATGAGTGAGCGCAGCGAACGAATCATCAGCACAGGTGAATCTCGTTCTGTCCAGGAGCACCGGTACGACGTCGTGATCGTCGGCGCCGGTGGTGCGGGGATGCGCGCGGCGATCGAGGCCGGTCCCCGGGCCCGCACGGCCGTGCTGACCAAGCTGTACCCGACCCGCAGCCACACCGGCGCGGCGCAGGGCGGCATGTGCGCCGCGCTGGCCAACGTCGAAGAGGACAACTGGGAGTGGCACACCTTCGACACCGTCAAGGGCGGCGACTACCTGGTGGACCAGGACGCCGCGGAGATCATGGCCAAGGAGGCCATCGACGCGGTGCTCGATCTGGAGAAGATGGGCCTGCCGTTCAACCGCACGCCCGAGGGCAAGATCGACCAGCGCCGCTTCGGCGGCCACACCCGTGACCACGGCAAGGCCCCGGTCCGCCGCGCGTGTTACGCCGCCGACCGCACCGGCCACATGATCCTGCAGACGCTCTACCAGAACTGCGTCAAGCACGACGTGGAGTTCTTCAACGAGTTCTACGTGCTCGACCTGGTCCTGACCGAGACCGACCGCGGCCCGGTCGCCACCGGCGTGGTCGCCTACGAGCTGGCCACCGGCGAGCTGCACGTATTCCACGCCAAGGCGATCATCTTCGCCACCGGCGGTTCCGGCCGCATGTACAAGACCACCTCCAACGCGCACACGCTGACCGGCGACGGCATGGCGATCGTGTTCCGCAAGGGACTTCCGCTGGAGGACATGGAGTTCCACCAGTTCCACCCGACGGGCCTGGCCGGGCTGGGCATCCTCATCTCCGAGGCGGTCCGCGGCGAGGGCGGCATCCTGCGCAATGTCGACGGCGAGCGGTTCATGGAGCGCTACGCCCCCACCATCAAGGACCTGGCGCCGCGTGACATCGTGGCCCGCTCGATGGTCAAGGAGGTCCTCGAGGGCCGCGGCGGCGGCCCGAACAAGGACTACGTCTTCATCGACGTCACCCACCTCGGCGAGGACGTGCTCGAGGAGAAGCTGCCCGACATCACCGAGTTCTCCCGCACCTACCTGGGCGTCGACCCGGTGAAGGAGCCGGTGCCGGTCATGCCGACCTGCCACTACGTCATGGGCGGCATCCCCACCCGGATCCGCGGCGAGGTGCTGCGCAACAACACCGACGTCGTCCCCGGCCTGTACGCCGCGGGCGAGTGCGCGTGCGTGTCGGTGCACGGCTCCAACCGCCTCGGCACGAACTCGCTGCTGGACATCAACGTCTTCGGCCGCCGCTCGGGCATCGCGGCGGCGGAGTACGCCCAGCGCGCCGAGTTCGTGGAGATGCCGGAGAACCCGGCCGAGTACGTGCAGGGCTGGTTGGCCCGGCTGCTGTCCGACCACGGCAACGAGCGGGTGGCCGACATCCGCAGCGAGCTGCAGGTCACCATGGACGCCAACGCCGCGGTGTTCCGTACCGAGGAGACCCTCAAGCAGGCGCTCACCGACATCCACGCGCTCAAGGAGCGCTACGAGCACATCACCGTGCAGGACAAGGGCCGCCGCTACAACAGCGATCTACTGGAGGCCGTCGAGCTGGGCTTCCTGCTGGAGCTGGCGGAGGTCACCGTCGTCGGCGCGCTCAACCGCAAGGAGTCGCGCGGCGGCCACGCCCGCGAGGACTACCCGGACCGCGACGACACCAACTTCATGCGCCACACCATGGCCTACAAGGACGTCGAGCCCGGCGAGCACGCCAAGCTGATCGCCGACATCCGCCTCGACTTCAAGCCGGTGGTGCAGACCCGCTACGAGCCGATGGAGCGTAAGTACTGATGACCGCTGTAGCAGAGGCCCCCCAGAAGGCCGCTCCCGTCCCCGACGGGTCGACCATGATCACCGTCAAGGTGGCGCGGTTCAACCCCGAGGACGACAAAGGCGCGCACTGGGATTCGTTCCAGGTGCCGGTGCTGCCGACCGACCGCTTCCTGAACGTGCTCATCTACATCAAGTCCTACCTGGACGGCACGCTCACCTTCCGGCGCTCGTGCGCGCACGGCGTCTGTGGTTCCGACGCCATGCGCATCAACGGCGTCAACCGACTGGCCTGCAAGGTGCTGATGCGCGACATGCTGCCGAAGAACGGCAAGTCGCTCACCGTCTCCGTCGAGCCCATCCGCGGCCTGCCCGTGGAGAAGGACCTCGTGGTGAACATGGAGCCGTTCTTCGACGCGTTCCGCGCGGTGAAGCCGTACCTGATCACCCACGGCAACGAGCCGACCCGCGAGCGCATCCAATCCCAGACCGACCGCGCCCGCTTCGACGACACCACCAAGTGCATCCTGTGCGCCTGCTGCACCACCTCGTGCCCGGTGTACTGGAGCGACGGCAGCTACTTCGGCCCGGCCGCGATCGTGAACGCGCACCGCTTCATCTTCGACAGCCGCGACGAGGCCGCCCGCGAGCGCCTCGACATCCTCAACGACGTCGAGGGCGTGTGGCGCTGCCGCACCACCTTCAACTGCACCGACGCCTGCCCCCGCGGCATCGAGGTCACCAAGGCCATCCAGGAGGTCAAGCGCGCTCTTCTGTTCGCCCGCTGATCCACATAGCCCGAAACCGAAGGCCGCCTTCCTCTTTCGCGAGGGAGGCGGCCTTCGTCGTGCCGGCTGAACCACCGCAGTGACGCACTGTATACCGGCCTGGGGTATATAAGAGCTTGACTTGATACCCCATAGGGGTATCGTTCGGCGTATGCAGAACACACATTCCGCAGACCACGGCGGCCACGACCACGAGCATGGTGCCCATCACCACGACGGCGCATCCCACCGTGAATCCCACACCGGCCACCTCGAAACCGATGCCATGACCGCGCACCGGGACCACTCCGCGCACACCGCTCACCCTCCCGCCACCTGGAAGATGGCCGCTACCGCGACCCTGCACTGCCTCACCGGGTGCGCTATCGGCGAGATCCTCGGCATGGTGATCGGCACGGCGCTGGGCTGGCACAACGCCCCGACCATGGTGCTGGCGATCGTGCTGGCCTTCGTCTTCGGCTACGCGCTGACCATGCGCGGCGCGCTCGCCGCGGGGCTGGGGCTGGGCGCGGCGGTGTCGCTGGCGCTGGCCGCCGATACCGTGTCGATCCTGGTCATGGAGATCGTCGACAACGCGGTGCTGCTGGCCGTGCCGGGTGCGATGCACGCCGGGCTCGCCGACGGGCTCTTCTGGGGTTCGCTGATCTTCGCACTGGCCGTCGCCTTCGTCGTCACCACTCCGGTCAACAAGTGGATGATCGGCCGCGGCAAGGGTCACGCGGTGGTGCACTCGCTGCATGGCCACCATTAACTAGGCAATTTGCCCATCAGGTTGCGGGTTTGTTGTCTGATGCGCCCAGCGGTGCTTGCATCGAGGCATGTTCGACGAAGCTCAGCTGTACTCTCCGGTGACCACCGGAGCGGACGGCGACGTCACCGTGCACCTGAGCGACGAACATCCCGGCGTGCACGACCCGGCCTACCGCGCCCGCCGCAACGCGATCGCCGCCCAGGCGCTGGCCTACCGGCCCGGTGACCCGACACCGCGCATCGAGTACACCGACGAGGAACAGGACGTGTGGCGCATCGTGTCCGCCGAACTGCGGCGCAAGCACCACACCTACGCCTCGCACGAGGTGCTCGCGGGCGAACAGCGCCTGGACCTGCCCGCCGATCACATCCCGCAGCTCGACGAGGTCTCCGCGAAACTGGTGCCGCTCAGCGGTTTTCGTTACGTCCCAGCGGCGGGTCTGGTGCCACTGCGGGAGTTCTTCGGTTCCTTCGCCACGCGGGTCTTCCATTCGACCCAGTACATCCGTCATCATTCGGCCCCGCTGTACACCCCGGAGCCGGATGCCATCCACGAGATCATCGGGCACGCCAACCAATTGGCGAGCCCGCGCTTCGCGGCCGTCTACGCCGCCGTGGGCGCTGCCGTCGCTCGGCTCGAAACGGGACCGGCGCTGAAGTTCCTGGCCGACGTATTCTGGTTCTCGATGGAATTCGGCGTGGTCCGCGAGCGCGGCGAGATCCGTTGTTACGGAGCGGGTCTGCTGTCGTCCTACGGCGAGATCGAGGAGTTCCGCCATGCCGAGCTGCGGCCGCTGGACATTGTCGAGATGGGCACCCGCGCCTACGACATCACGCACTATCAGCCCGTATTGTATTGCGCCCGATCGGTTTCCGAGATCGAGGACGTGGTGGGCGGCTTCTTCGCGACCGTGACCGACGAGCAGGTCGCTAGAGCCGCATCCCGCTTGCCATGAAATTCATTACCCGGGTGAGGCTTTCGGGGTCGTACGGGTCGCGGTCGAGCAGCGCCGCCTGCGCACCGCCGATCAGCGCACCGGCGAAGGTGCGGACCTCGATGTCGTCGGGCGATCTGCCGGTCCGCGCGGCGGTCAGGTCCGCGACCAACCGCACATTCCGTTCGAATTCGCGGGCCAGCGCCCCCCGCAACTCCGGCACCGAACGAACCAGTTCCGTGCGCTGCCGCTCGAAGGAGAAGGTCTCCTCGTCGAGGGAAGCGAACGTCTCGAGCGTGGCGGCGCGGAACGCCTCCAGCATGGTCAGCTCCGCCGGCTGCCGCTCGATCGCCTCGATCATCAGCGGGTCCAGGTCGTCGGCCAGCACCAGCTCCTCCTTCGACGGGAAGTAGCGGAAGAAGGTGCTGGGCGAGACGTCCGCCGCGGCCGCGATCTGCTCCACGGTCGTCTCGTTGTAGCCCTGTTCGCGGAACAGCCGGAACGCCTCGGTGCGGATGGTGCGGCGGGTGCGCTCCTTCTTACGCTCGCGCAGGCCCATCCGGGGAGTGGTCGCGACCGGATGGGCCTGCGCTGGCGGAGCCTCGGAATCAGCCGACATGACCAGATTCTCCCGCACCCCCGGCATCGGCGGTGCCGGGCACCCTGGTGCGGACGAAGATCGCGGCCAGCGCGGCGGCCACCACGCAGATTCCGGCGCACACCCACAGCATCGCGCTCATGCCGCTCACGAACGCCGACTGCACGTGTCCGAGCATGCGCGGATCGCCCAGTTCGCGGGCCACCGCGACACCGGCGTTCACCCCGTCCGACACCGGCGCGACATCGTATCCGCCCAGTTCGGACCGGTATTGCGTGGCCAGGACGGTACCGAGCACCGCGACGCCGATCGTCCCACCGGCCTGCCGGACGGCCTGCATCAGCGCGGACCCGGATCCGGCCCGTTCGGGGGTCAGCTCCCCCATCGCCATGCCCATCGCCGAGGGCATCACGAAACCCATCCCGACGCCCAGCACGGTGATCCAGGCGGCGGCATAGCCGTAGCCGACGTCGGCGGAGGTCAGCGCACCGAGTACCAGGCCGACGGCCAGGACCGTGAATCCCGCGGTGAGCACCGTCCGTATCCCGAGTTTCGGCAACAGTTTGTCGGCGACCCGGGTACCGACGACCAGGCCACCGATCAGCGGCAGCAGCCGCAATCCGCTGCCCAGCGAATCCGCGTCGAGCACGGCCTGGAAGTACTGCGGCACCGTGAAGAACAGTCCGAGCATCGCGAACTGCACGAGAATGGAAAAACCGGTGCCCCAGCGGAATCCGCTCGCCGAGAACAGGCTCAGGTCGATCAGCGGATGCAGTGTCCGGCGCTGCACCAGCACGAACCCGGTCAGGATCACCAGACCGGCCGCCACGGTCGCCCAGCCGAGCGCGTCGGCCCAGCCCGCCTCCCCGAAGCGAATGAAACCGTAAGTGAGCGAGAGCATTCCGCCCGCCGACAGCACCACCCCCACCAGATCCACCGGAAAACGCTGCTCGCTACGGGATTCCGGAACCAGCAGCGCCACCGCGAGCAGGCCCACGATCACCAGCGGCACATTGATCAGGAACACCGAACCCCACCAGAAGTGCTGCAGCAGCCAGCCACCGATGATCGGCCCCAGCGGCAATCCGATCGCCGTCGAGGTGACCCAGATGGTCAGTGCCCGTTGCCGTTGCGCCGGCTCGGGGAACATGGTCGGCAGCACGGCCATCGACAGCGGCATCATCGTCGCGGCCGCGATGCCCAGAATCGCGCGGGCGGCGATCAGCTCGCCGGACGAGGCGGCCAGGGCGCACCACACCGAGGCCGCTCCGAACAACGCGAGTGCCGCGAGCAGGAACTTCTTCCGCCCGTAGCGGTCGCCCAGCGCGCCCGCGGGCAGCATCACACCGGCGAGCGCCAGCGTGTACGCCGTCGTGAACCATTGCAACGCAGCGGTATTCGCGCTCAGGTCGACGGCCATCGTCGGCAGCGCCACCACCAGCACCGTGGTGTCCAGGCCGATGGTCAGCATCGCGATCGCCAGTGCGCCCAGCGCCAGCCACCGGGACCTGCCGCTGGTTGCCGCTTGTGGCGCCGTCTCGGCGGCCGATACCCGGTCCCGCGATCCCAACGTCTCCATGACAGTTCCTATCATTTGGCTTCTACTGTTTTTTGATAGTAACTCCCATTTCATGGTGTCTGTCAATACCGTCGTGTCACAGTGGGGACTGAGCGCAGCGGTCCGGGGGCACGCCGAATAAGCTCGCAGGCGATGAGTACCTGCATGACCCGGCGTATCAGCCGCTCCAGATCGTTCGCGGCCGCTGCGCTGGTGGCCGGGCTCATCGGGGCCCCCGCACTGCCGAGCGTCGCCACGGCCGCGCCGCCGGCGTCCACCACGGCGCCGTTCAGCACACCGAACACCGACTCCTGCCCGAACAAGACCGCTCCGCCGCCCGCGATCGACGCCTCGGAGGTGCCCGAGCCGGGCGAGACGGCGCCCGCGCCGCTGCCGGTCCAGTCGCCGCCGATCGGCGGCGACAAGCTGGGCGCCTGTGGCCTGGTGCTACCCGACGGCGCGCCGCCGGTACCCGCGGACATCTCGGCCGCCGCCTGGGTGATCGCCGACCTCGACACCGGCCGGGTGCTGGCAGCCAAGGACCCGCACGGGCGATACCGGCCCGCCTCGACGATCAAGGTGCTGCTGGCCGCGGTCGCACTACGCACCCTCGACCTGGACAAGGTGGTGGTCGGCACGCAGGAGGACGCCAACGCCGACGGCACCCGGGTCGGCATCGGCCCCGGCGGCCGCTACACCAACAAGCAGTTGATGCAGGCGTTGATCATGGCCTCGGGCAACGACGCCGCGCACGCGGTCGCCATGCAGCTCGGCGGCATGAAGGCGACCGTCGAGAAGATGAACGATCTCGCAAAGCGATTGCGCGCCTTGGACACTCGCGCCGCGACACCGTCCGGGCTGGACGGCCCCGGAATGAGCACGTCCGCCTACGACCTGGCCACGCTGTTCCGCGAGGCGATGACGATACCCACCTTCGCCGAGCTGGTCCACACCGAACAGGTCGACTTCCCGGGGTTCCCCGCCAACCCGCAGATCCCCGGCGATCAGGACCATCCCGGCTTCCCCATCGCCAACGACAACCACCTGCTCTACGACTACGAGGGCACGCTGGGCGGTAAGACCGGCTACACCGACGACGCCCGCCAGACCTTCGTCACCGCCGCCGAACGCGGCGGTCACCGGCTCGTCGTCACGCTGCTGCAGGCCGAGGTGCTGCCCATCCGCCCGCCGCAGCAGGCGGCCCGGCTGCTGGACTACGGCTTCGCGCTGGCCTCCGGCGACGGCGTCGGCGCACTACCCGACGCCGGCACGACAGCGCCGAATACGAATGTGGCCGTGGCCTCGCCGCCACCGCGCGACACCGACACCGCGGCCCCGGCGCAGCAGCACAACGAGAACCTGCTGACGGTGCTGATCGTGGGCGGTCTGGCCGCCGCGCTGGTGCTGGCCGTGGCGGCCTGGCGGCTGACCGGACGCTCCCGCTGACCGGCACGCCGGCGAAACCCATTCGCGCTCTCCGTGTTTGACCGCTCGGCTGCGGGGCATCCGCACAGCGAGCCGCTCGCAGGCTCCAGCAAGTAGTACCGGAGAGAGGAGAACACCATGCCGGATCGCAAGAACGCCGGCCAGTTCGGCAATCGACCGGATACCGCGAAGCAGGCCCGCAAGGGCGGCATGGCCAGCACCGGCAGCTTCGGCTCCCCGAACAGCGCGGATCCCTCGGCGGCCGGCCGGAAGGGCGCCGCCGCGCAGCCCACCGAGGCCAAGTCCCGCGGCGGCCAGCACAGCCACAGCGGCCGCTGACGGGCCGGGATCCCGGGAACCAACTCCTCCCGTTCCCGGGGTCTCGATATCACCTCTTATCGAATCTCTTTGTCTTTCAGCTCAATTGAGCTATCTTGCGCTCGTAGACCTTTCGTTCGCGATCGTTGCCACAGAGTTCGGCAGCTCGCTCCAGTTCGGCGCGGGCTTCGGCGTCGCGGCCCAGTCGGGTCAGCAATTCCCCACGGACACTTGCCAATAGGTGAGAATTCGGCAGGGCGCCGGATTCGATCAGACCGTCGACGATCGGCAGGGCGTCACCAGGCCCCTGCGCCATGGCCACCGCTACCGCGCGGTTGAGATCGACCACCGGGGAAGGCGCCAGGCGGCCTAGCGCTTCGTAGAGCAGCACGATGCGCTGCCAGTCGGTGGCTTCGACCGAGGCCGCCACGGCGTGACATTCGGCGATCGCCGCCTGCAAACCGTAGGTGCCCAATCCCCGGCCGACCTGCTCCGCCCGCGCCAGGGCGGCTCGTCCGCGCCGGATAGCGGCCCGATCCCAGCGGCGGCGGTCCTGCTGTTCCAGCAGAATCGGTTCGCCGTCGGGACCCGTGCGGGCCGGGAAGCGTGCCGCGGTGAGTTCGAGCAGCGCCAGCAGGCCGTGCACCTCCGGCTCCTGCGGGACCAGGCGAGCCAGGACGCGGGTGAGGCGCTGGGCCTCCCCCGCCAGATCGAGCCGGATCACATCGGCGCCGGAACTGGCCGACGAACCCTCCGTGAAGATCACGTAGAGCACGCTCAGCACCGACCCGAGCCGCGCGGCCCGCTCCTCGGGCGGCGGCACCCGGAACGGCACCCGGGCCGCGGCGAGCGTCTTCTTCGCCCGGGTGATGCGGGCCTGCACCGTCGCGGTCGGGACCAGGAACGCCTTGGCGATCTCGTCACTGGTCAAGCCGCCGACGACGCGCAGGGTGAGCGCGATCCGCGCTTCCCGTGACAACACCGGATGGCAGGCGGTGAACATCAAGGCCAGGACGTCGTCATCGATCTGGTCCGGATCCCACAACACGTCCTCCTCGTCCGGGCGGGCCGGTGGACTGCCCGCGGCGATGCCGCCCTCGCCCAGATCGCGGGCGAGGGCGGCATGCCGGTCGTCGAGGGCCGCACGGCGGCGGAAGCCGTCGATCGCGCGACGTCGGCCGACGGTGAGCAGCCAGCCCGCGGGGTTGCGCGGCACACCGTCACGCGACCAGGTCACGAGCGCCTCGGCGAGCGCCTCCTGAGCCAGGTCCTCGGCCAAGGCGAAGTCGCCGGTGTAGCGCGCGAGCGCACCGACGATCCGGGCGGATTCGATGCGCCACACCGCCGCGACGGTCGCGCGGCTCGCGGGGTCGACCATGTCTCGAACTACCGGTCGATCAGAGCTGACCGGTCGCCTCGCGCCACGCCCGCTCCTTCTGGATCCACTGATTGTCCTGCGGGAACTCGTCGATCGTGGGCACCCGGCGAATCTCGGTCTTGAACCCCGGGCCGGCCATCGGCATCCGCTTCGCCCACTCGATGGCCTCCTCCTTCGACGACACGTTCAGGATGTAGTAGCCGCCGAACAGCTCCTTCGTCTCGCCGTACGGACCGTCGGTGACCACCGGGGTCTCCGACGAGTAGTCCACGACCACGCCCTCCGAGGCGTCCTCGAGGCCCTCCGCGGCCAGCAGCACTCCCGCCCGGATGAGCTCGTCGTTGAACCGCCCCACCGTCTCGAGCATCTCGCTGAAGTCGACGTCGGCCATCTTCGCCATGCCCTCGTCGGTAGCGCGCATGATCAGCATGTACTTCATGATTTTTCTCCTCGGCTCGTGGGCCCCCGTCGGACCCTCTCACGCATAGGTCGAACGAGGAAGACGGCGGATCGACACGGGCCCAAAATTTTTTTGAGGCCGGTGGCGGCGGGCCGTAGGTTGATGCCCCGTGGTGGATTACAACATCGTCGTCGATCGGGTTCGAGGCTGTCTCCTGGGTGGCGCGGTGGGAGACGCGCTCGGCTGGCCCATCGAGTTCCTGACGCTGCCGCAGATCCGGCAGGCGCACGGCGACTCCGGCGTCACGGGTTTCCTCCCCCAGTCCGGTTCGGACGAGCCGCAGCAGATCACCGACGACACTCAGATGACGCTGTTCACCGCCGAAGGACTACTGCGCGCGGCACCCGGCGACGACCCGATCCCCGCGCTGCACCGGGCCTACCTGCGGTGGTTGCACACCCAACAGCCGGAGTCCGAACTCTCCGTCGACGGCTGGCTGGTGAGCCTGCCGTTCCTGCACGCGGTCCGAGCCCCGGGAAACGCCTGCATGACCGGGCTGCGCCGCCAAGCTTTCGCCTACCTCGCCCCCGGCCCGCTCGGCACACCCGGCCCCGTCAATCCGGAGTCCAAGGGCTGCGGCACCGTAATGCGTGCCGCGCCATTCGGATTGGTCGGCGCGGGCCCGGACCGAGCCTTCATGACCGCCGCGCGCGCAGCCCAACTCACCCACGGCCA from Nocardia wallacei carries:
- a CDS encoding MFS transporter, coding for METLGSRDRVSAAETAPQAATSGRSRWLALGALAIAMLTIGLDTTVLVVALPTMAVDLSANTAALQWFTTAYTLALAGVMLPAGALGDRYGRKKFLLAALALFGAASVWCALAASSGELIAARAILGIAAATMMPLSMAVLPTMFPEPAQRQRALTIWVTSTAIGLPLGPIIGGWLLQHFWWGSVFLINVPLVIVGLLAVALLVPESRSEQRFPVDLVGVVLSAGGMLSLTYGFIRFGEAGWADALGWATVAAGLVILTGFVLVQRRTLHPLIDLSLFSASGFRWGTGFSILVQFAMLGLFFTVPQYFQAVLDADSLGSGLRLLPLIGGLVVGTRVADKLLPKLGIRTVLTAGFTVLAVGLVLGALTSADVGYGYAAAWITVLGVGMGFVMPSAMGMAMGELTPERAGSGSALMQAVRQAGGTIGVAVLGTVLATQYRSELGGYDVAPVSDGVNAGVAVARELGDPRMLGHVQSAFVSGMSAMLWVCAGICVVAAALAAIFVRTRVPGTADAGGAGESGHVG
- a CDS encoding phenylalanine 4-monooxygenase; translated protein: MFDEAQLYSPVTTGADGDVTVHLSDEHPGVHDPAYRARRNAIAAQALAYRPGDPTPRIEYTDEEQDVWRIVSAELRRKHHTYASHEVLAGEQRLDLPADHIPQLDEVSAKLVPLSGFRYVPAAGLVPLREFFGSFATRVFHSTQYIRHHSAPLYTPEPDAIHEIIGHANQLASPRFAAVYAAVGAAVARLETGPALKFLADVFWFSMEFGVVRERGEIRCYGAGLLSSYGEIEEFRHAELRPLDIVEMGTRAYDITHYQPVLYCARSVSEIEDVVGGFFATVTDEQVARAASRLP
- a CDS encoding TetR family transcriptional regulator: MSADSEAPPAQAHPVATTPRMGLRERKKERTRRTIRTEAFRLFREQGYNETTVEQIAAAADVSPSTFFRYFPSKEELVLADDLDPLMIEAIERQPAELTMLEAFRAATLETFASLDEETFSFERQRTELVRSVPELRGALAREFERNVRLVADLTAARTGRSPDDIEVRTFAGALIGGAQAALLDRDPYDPESLTRVMNFMASGMRL
- a CDS encoding succinate dehydrogenase iron-sulfur subunit → MTAVAEAPQKAAPVPDGSTMITVKVARFNPEDDKGAHWDSFQVPVLPTDRFLNVLIYIKSYLDGTLTFRRSCAHGVCGSDAMRINGVNRLACKVLMRDMLPKNGKSLTVSVEPIRGLPVEKDLVVNMEPFFDAFRAVKPYLITHGNEPTRERIQSQTDRARFDDTTKCILCACCTTSCPVYWSDGSYFGPAAIVNAHRFIFDSRDEAARERLDILNDVEGVWRCRTTFNCTDACPRGIEVTKAIQEVKRALLFAR
- the sdhA gene encoding succinate dehydrogenase flavoprotein subunit; this translates as MSERSERIISTGESRSVQEHRYDVVIVGAGGAGMRAAIEAGPRARTAVLTKLYPTRSHTGAAQGGMCAALANVEEDNWEWHTFDTVKGGDYLVDQDAAEIMAKEAIDAVLDLEKMGLPFNRTPEGKIDQRRFGGHTRDHGKAPVRRACYAADRTGHMILQTLYQNCVKHDVEFFNEFYVLDLVLTETDRGPVATGVVAYELATGELHVFHAKAIIFATGGSGRMYKTTSNAHTLTGDGMAIVFRKGLPLEDMEFHQFHPTGLAGLGILISEAVRGEGGILRNVDGERFMERYAPTIKDLAPRDIVARSMVKEVLEGRGGGPNKDYVFIDVTHLGEDVLEEKLPDITEFSRTYLGVDPVKEPVPVMPTCHYVMGGIPTRIRGEVLRNNTDVVPGLYAAGECACVSVHGSNRLGTNSLLDINVFGRRSGIAAAEYAQRAEFVEMPENPAEYVQGWLARLLSDHGNERVADIRSELQVTMDANAAVFRTEETLKQALTDIHALKERYEHITVQDKGRRYNSDLLEAVELGFLLELAEVTVVGALNRKESRGGHAREDYPDRDDTNFMRHTMAYKDVEPGEHAKLIADIRLDFKPVVQTRYEPMERKY
- a CDS encoding succinate dehydrogenase hydrophobic membrane anchor subunit; protein product: MSAPVLGKSYDIPASLDAPRAPRRTMGNNFEKYAWLFMRFSGLLLVVLVLGHMFIMLMIDGGVQRLNFAFVAGRWASPFWQLWDLTMLWLAQLHGGNGLRTVIDDYARKDATRFWLKTLLVISMILIMGVGSYVIFTFDPNIS
- a CDS encoding DUF4396 domain-containing protein, which encodes MQNTHSADHGGHDHEHGAHHHDGASHRESHTGHLETDAMTAHRDHSAHTAHPPATWKMAATATLHCLTGCAIGEILGMVIGTALGWHNAPTMVLAIVLAFVFGYALTMRGALAAGLGLGAAVSLALAADTVSILVMEIVDNAVLLAVPGAMHAGLADGLFWGSLIFALAVAFVVTTPVNKWMIGRGKGHAVVHSLHGHH
- a CDS encoding D-alanyl-D-alanine carboxypeptidase family protein — encoded protein: MTRRISRSRSFAAAALVAGLIGAPALPSVATAAPPASTTAPFSTPNTDSCPNKTAPPPAIDASEVPEPGETAPAPLPVQSPPIGGDKLGACGLVLPDGAPPVPADISAAAWVIADLDTGRVLAAKDPHGRYRPASTIKVLLAAVALRTLDLDKVVVGTQEDANADGTRVGIGPGGRYTNKQLMQALIMASGNDAAHAVAMQLGGMKATVEKMNDLAKRLRALDTRAATPSGLDGPGMSTSAYDLATLFREAMTIPTFAELVHTEQVDFPGFPANPQIPGDQDHPGFPIANDNHLLYDYEGTLGGKTGYTDDARQTFVTAAERGGHRLVVTLLQAEVLPIRPPQQAARLLDYGFALASGDGVGALPDAGTTAPNTNVAVASPPPRDTDTAAPAQQHNENLLTVLIVGGLAAALVLAVAAWRLTGRSR
- the sdhC gene encoding succinate dehydrogenase, cytochrome b556 subunit translates to MTATLEAPAQPKRKTLYRGDPGMWSWALHRITGVTIFFFLFVHVLDTALVRVSPDTYDQAIETYKNPIVALMEMGLVVCVLFHALNGIRVILVDFWSKGPRYQRQMLWVVLAIWILVAGAGVGRQFFYLLTEH